In Mustela nigripes isolate SB6536 chromosome 2, MUSNIG.SB6536, whole genome shotgun sequence, a single window of DNA contains:
- the VWA5B2 gene encoding von Willebrand factor A domain-containing protein 5B2 isoform X6, protein MPGLYCPSSWTPLPLTDSWVRACANGPCLSLRARLTYHNPQPQPVEGVFVYPLAEAEVVSGFEAEAAGRRVSFQLQSRRRLQAACCRALGPGWGASTPRRCAQGHLVLDPAQARSALVLPTGLINAAGTMTVTLCSSRELPSRPDGVLRVALPSVLTPLASSGPPGPPRPPGLCDDRLGLCPTRCFGVGSPQEEGFAWEEPAAPRDVFSGPARCPALYTFSFEMLVTGPCLLAGLESPSHALRADAPPHASSAATICVTLAEGHRCDRALEILLYPSEPHQPHLMIEAGSLSSAEYEAQVRARRDFQRLQRRDSDGDRQVWFLQRRFHKDILLNPVLVLSFCPDLSSKPGHLGTATRELLFLLDGSSVAHKDAIVLAVKSLPPQTLINLAVFGMAVQPLFPESRPCSDDTVQLICESVETLQAASGPPDVLAALTWAMGQPQHRAHPRQLFLLTAASPLAAATHQSLDLMRWHRGAARCFSFGLGPACHQLLQGLSALSRGQAYFPRPGERLQPMLVQALRKALEPALSDISVDWFVPDAVEALMTPREIPALYPGDRLLGYCSLFRVDGFRPRAPRGPEPGWQSLGGSVFPSPEEAPSATSPGTEPTGTSELLGTGTVSAELSSPWAAGDSEQTGTDALTEPVTDPGPNPSSDTAIWRRIFQSSYIREQYVLTHCSASPEPGPGSTGSSESPGSQGPGSPESMAPLHLPSQQGCRSLAWGEPAGSRSCPLPPPPLAPVKSGALSAEVLGRRRRVALAGRSLSSPPGQVNPVPGHPQHPSLGTAPDRPGPESVQQLGQGLDDSGNLLSPAPMDWDMLMEPPFLFTALPPNGELAPPAEALPPQAPRCHVVIRALCGEQPMCWEVGVGLETLWGPGDDGSLPLSSPEREGAWDQALHRLTAASVVRDNEQLALRGGAEATADRGHARRSWLRALQTSKVSSAPSCFTCPVAVDATTREFLPSVLQVRSSELAEPLSTSPAPQGHLDATPLSTAVQSRGAAAGGSRLLPPGRILLCSGAHPAGTPVPRLALRCSPRQPQPHLSLLSLGTFGTGCGPGRQCHSLLQPVPQLRLRGPRPGGQREGLRH, encoded by the exons ATGCCCGGCCTGTACTGCCCCTCCAGCTGGACGCCGCTGCCCCTCACCGACTCCTGGGTTCGGGCCTGCGCCAACGGCCCCTGCCTCAGTCTGCGGGCCCGGCTCACCTACCACAACCCGCAGCCGCAGCCGGTGGAAG GCGTGTTCGTGTACCCACTAGCGGAGGCCGAAGTGGTCTCGGGCTTCGAGGCGGAGGCGGCCGGACGGCGCGTCTCGTTCCAGCTGCAGAGCCGGCGACGCTTGCAGGCCGCTTGCTGCCGCGCTCTGGGCCCCGGGTGGGGGGCCTCCACGCCCCGCCGCTGCGCGCAGG GTCATCTTGTCTTGGATCCGGCCCAGGCCCGGTCTGCACTGGTGCTGCCCACAGGCCTCATCAACGCGGCCGGCACCATGACAGTGACTCTGTGCAGCAGCCGGGAGCTGCCCTCCAGGCCTGATGGGGTGCTGCGCGTGGCTCTCCCCTCTGTGCTCACCCCGCTGGCCTCATCAGGCCCACCGGGGCCCCCCAGGCCTCCGGGGCTCTGTGACGACAGGTTGGGCCTATG CCCCACCAGATGCTTTGGGGTGGGCAGCCCTCAGGAGGAAGGGTTTGCCTGGGAGGAGCCTGCTGCCCCTCGGGATGTGTTCTCAGGCCCTGCCCGCTGCCCTGCCCTGTACACCTTCTCCTTCGAGATGCTGGTCACTGGGCCATGCCTGCTGGCAG GCCTGGAGAGCCCCTCTCATGCTCTGCGGGCAGATGCCCCCCCTCATGCCAGCTCTGCAGCCACCATCTGTGTCACACTAGCAGAGGGCCACCGCTGTGACCGGGCATTGGAGATCCTGCTGTACCCCAGTG AGCCCCACCAGCCACACTTGATGATAGAGGCTGGCAGCCTGAGCTCAGCAGAATATGAGGCCCAGGTGAGGGCCCGCCGGGACTTCCAGAGGCTACAGCGAAGGGACAGTGATGGGGACCGGCAG GTGTGGTTCCTGCAACGGCGCTTCCACAAGGACATCCTGCTGAATCCCGTGCTGGTGCTGAGCTTCTGCCCAGACTTGAGCTCCAAGCCGGGACACCTGGGCACAGCTACCCGGGAGCTCCTTTTCCTGCTGGACGGCAGCAGTGTAGCACACAAG GATGCCATTGTTCTGGCTGTGAAGTCACTACCACCACAGACACTCATCAACCTGGCTGTGTTTGGCATGGCAGTGCAGCCCCTCTTCCCAGAGAGCCGACCCTGCAGTGAC GACACTGTGCAGCTGATCTGCGAGAGTGTTGAGACCCTGCAGGCTGCAAGTGGTCCCCCAGATGTGCTGGCTGCACTGACGTGGGCCATGGGGCAGCCCCAGCACAGGGCCCACCCAAGGCAGCTATTCCTGCTGACCGCTGCCTCGCCCTTGGCTGCTGCCACCCATCAAAGCCTGGACCTCATGAGGTGGCACAGGGGGGCAGCCAG GTGCTTCTCCTTTGGGCTGGGGCCTGCCTGCCATCAGCTGCTTCAGGGTCTGTCTGCCCTCAGCAGAGGCCAGGCCTACTTCCCAAGGCCTGGGGAGAGGCTTCAGCCCATG CTGGTGCAGGCTCTGCGGAAGGCACTGGAGCCCGCTCTGAGCGACATCTCTGTGGACTGGTTTGTGCCCGACGCGGTGGAGGCACTGATGACACCCCGGGAGATCCCAGCACTCTACCCTGGGGACCGGCTGCTCGGGTACTGCTCACTCTTCAGGGTGGATGGCTTCCGGCCCCGCGCCCCCAGG GGCCCAGAACCTGGCTGGCAGAGCTTGGGAGGCTCCGTGTTCCCGTCCCCAGAGGAAGCACCATCTGCTACCAGTCCTGGCACTGAGCCCACTGGCACCTCAGAGCTGCTGGGAACAGGCACTGTGTCAGCGGAGCTGTCCAGCCCGTGGGCTGCTGGGGACTCAGAGCAGA CAGGTACTGATGCTCTGACAGAGCCTGTCACAGACCCTGGACCCAACCCCTCCTCGGATACGGCCATATGGCGCCGCATCTTCCAGTCGTCCTACATCCGGGAGCAGTATGTGCTCACCCACTGCTCTGCTAGCCCCGAGCCAGGTCCAGGTTCCACAGGCAGCAGCGAGTCCCCTggctcccagggccctggctccCCCGAGAGCATGGCTCCCCTGCatctcccttctcagcagggctGCCGCAGCCTGGCCTGGGGAGAACCTGCGGGCTCCCgctcctgccccctgcctccgCCCCCGCTGGCTCCAGTCAAG TCTGGGGCCTTGAGCGCGGAGGTGCTGGGTCGTCGACGCAGAGTGGCTCTGGCTGGCCGGAGCCTCTCCTCGCCCCCAGGCCAGGTGAACCCAGTCCCTGGCCATCCCCAGCACCCCTCTCTGGGCACAGCACCCGACAGGCCAGGCCCTGAGTCAGTGCAGCAGCTGGGACAGGGCCTGGATGACTCAG GAAAcctgctctccccagcccctaTGGACTGGGACATGTTGATGGAACCCCCCTTCTTATTCACGGCTCTGCCCCCCAATGGGGAGTTGGCTCCTCCAGCAGAGGCACTGCCTCCCCAGGCTCCACGCTGCCATGTGGTGATCCGGGCCCTGTGTGGGGAGCAGCCTATGTGCTGGGAGGTGGGTGTTGGCCTAGAGACACTGTGGGGACCTGGTGATGATGGCTCACTGCCTCTGTCATCCCCTGAAAGAGAAGGTGCTTGGGACCAAGCACTCCATCGGCTGACAGCAGCCTCCGTGGTCCGGGACAATGAGCAGCTGGCCCTCCGTGGAGGGGCTGAGGCCACGGCTGACCGAG GCCATGCCCGGAGGTCCTGGCTCCGAGCCCTTCAGACAAGCAAGGtcagctctgccccttcctgcttcACTTGCCCAGTAGCTGTGGATGCCACCACCAGGGAGTTCCTACCCTCAGTCCTGCAGGTGCGGAGCTCAG AGCTGGCTGAGCCCCTAAGCACTTCTCCTGCGCCTCAGGGCCATCTAGATGCAACTCCTCTGTCCACAGCTGTGCAGTCTAGAG